One genomic region from Dehalobacter restrictus DSM 9455 encodes:
- the ablB gene encoding putative beta-lysine N-acetyltransferase — MNTDQDNFKNQYINISDIDIYVDYRNKRLKILSHSLLSELIIKEIIDYAKKENLGKIIVNCHKHQINIFEECGFVAEGVIDGFFQGEDATCMSLFLDKRRENSLYEEKENRIIDYCVKNTNRFELTKNKNYTMRQAVPDDIPQMIQLFQAVFETYPTPIFSREYLQKVMRDHVLFMVAEEERKIISIASADLDKQHMNAEITDCATNPKYRGRNILSELIFQLETHLKRNGFVTAYSLSRAKNLGINKSLSKLGYIYRGRLINNCNISGGYEDMNIWVKALKK, encoded by the coding sequence ATGAATACAGATCAAGATAACTTCAAGAATCAATATATAAATATTTCAGATATAGACATATACGTAGATTATCGCAATAAAAGGCTTAAAATATTGAGTCATTCTCTTCTGTCTGAGTTGATAATCAAAGAGATTATTGATTATGCCAAAAAAGAAAACCTGGGTAAAATTATCGTGAATTGTCATAAACATCAGATAAATATCTTTGAGGAATGCGGGTTTGTAGCAGAGGGGGTTATCGACGGTTTTTTTCAGGGAGAGGATGCAACTTGTATGTCGCTTTTTCTTGACAAAAGACGCGAAAATTCACTCTATGAGGAGAAAGAAAACAGAATTATTGACTATTGCGTTAAGAATACCAATAGATTTGAGCTGACTAAGAATAAAAATTATACAATGAGGCAGGCCGTGCCGGACGATATTCCCCAGATGATTCAGCTTTTTCAAGCGGTATTTGAAACCTATCCAACACCAATTTTTAGCAGAGAGTATCTTCAAAAAGTCATGCGGGATCATGTTTTGTTTATGGTGGCGGAAGAAGAAAGGAAAATTATCAGTATTGCTTCGGCGGATCTGGACAAACAACACATGAATGCTGAGATAACTGATTGTGCTACTAATCCTAAATATAGAGGCAGAAATATATTAAGCGAATTGATATTCCAACTGGAAACGCACTTGAAACGTAATGGCTTTGTTACAGCGTATAGCCTTTCTAGGGCTAAAAATCTCGGAATAAATAAGTCTTTAAGCAAACTGGGATATATATATCGAGGTAGACTTATCAACAACTGCAATATTTCTGGCGGCTATGAGGATATGAATATTTGGGTAAAGGCATTAAAAAAATAA